The DNA window TCTGTCAAAATGAAGAGAGTAATATACAATTTATGCATCAGCGGCAACCGTTAAATGAAGAGAGATACGTGCACACAAAGTTCAACATTTTACCGCGTTCTTGTCACACGTACTGGGAATTGTCTGGTTTGATGGATCTGTCACCTTCCCCCCATAAGAACAATACTGAGTGGAAGCCCTTTCGCGTTAGGCAGTCATTGTATAGTGATGTGGCTATTGGAAGACACGCCAGTCAAGCTGATAATCTTGTGATCAGCTTATAGTTCTCACCATAATAATTGTACATACCACCTCAACgttaataatgataatgtaCTGTATTTATTCGCgcgaaaaaaaaatctttctGGGAACTATTCCTCTCTGCGggaaagaaaaacaaataaaCAAACAGTTAGATAAACAACTTATTACTTTCATATTTAATATCACTTTGGGAAAAAAGCTGTgagaaaaaggaaaaagaaaccGATTCATAAATCACAACACATCCAACCCTCTCTAGCATCTATTCATACACATATACATAGTTATAATGTCAGGCGGTAAAGCACACGGTGGTAAAGGTAAATCCAGTGGAGATTCCAGTTCCTTAAGGGCACAATCATCTTCAGCAAGAGCCGGTCTACAATTTCCTGTTGGTAGAGTTAAGagatatttgaaaagaaacgCCAGTGGTAAGGTAAGAGTGGGTTCTAAGGCTGCTATCTATTTAACTGCTGTTTTAGAATATTTAACCGCTGAAGTGCTGGAATTGGCTGGTAACGCAGCAAAGGATCTTAAAGTTAAGAGAATCACTCCAAGACATTTGCAATTGGCCATTAGAGGTGATGACGAATTAGACTCCTTGATTAGGGCTACTATCGCTTCTGGTGGTGTCTTACCTCATATAAATAAGGCGCTTTTACTAAAAGTAGAGAAGAAAACAGGTATTAGAAAGTAATGACCttgtattatttttgttgttgttttttgttttctgTAGtaccaaaatttgaattaaaaaaaaaatacccTGTAATCGTaaccatatatataattaatTATACTTTCAATTATgtcttttaaaaaaataccTACGCAAAATATACTCCTCCTATTCAATATGCACGTGCGTTGAATCAGGAGctatcattattttccaaaaaaacGACCCATCAGAGACTATAAAAATAGTTACATCTTACTCTTCACTAACTTTCAATGCATCATACTACTGATACTATATCGATTATCTTCCTTGTCATGGCGCATTACGTATTTACTATGATACAAATCAAACTGCAAGAAAGTTTCGGGCTAAGCGTAGTGGAAAAAAGTTCAACGGTATATTAGATACGTATATCctttatgaaaatttaataatcAAATCTAATATAAACACCGTATCACTGCACTGGAAACTATCCCACCCCTCCGTATTCACATAAAATATGATAGTTCAAAGTAGGAAGCAACAGTTGGTCATCTTTTCCATGATAATATACCTCCTAACTATAATAACCATCTTCACATCCTATAAATCATCAAAGACATTCTTACAATGCACTATCAAACTGACTCAAGGTATTAACGTACTCATATTAGCAATATTTACGgcattgaatttattcCTACTATGGGAATTCCTAAGATGGATACTGTTCGGTGAATTAAGACTGATTGAACACGAGCACATCTTTGAGAGATTACCCTTTACAATAATCAACGTCCTATTTATGATTTCCATATTCAACGAATATCAATTCTTTAACGCACTTGTATTTGCTCTAATATTATCGGTCCTAAAAGTATTCCATTGGATATTAAAGGATAGGTTAGAATCATTGTTGCAAAGTATAAATGACGCTACGGatctaaaaaatttaatattttcaagatatatGTTGAATCTAGCAATATTCAGTGTATTAGATTTCTGGATTTGTTCAAATACCTACCGTGCATTCCGAGGttatgataataataactcTACTAACAATAATCAAAACGCTGATAGCTCGAATCTAATGAATAAAAACAATTTAACACCTACTAACAAGAAAGCACTATTTCTCCTATTTGGTATGGAATTCTTTGTATTATTCCTGGATTTAATAAATCTGGCAATGCATACTGTGTTAAACTTCTATGAATTTTACTGTTCCCAAAGAGCAACAGCTCATCACAATGTCAATGCCGGAACTGATGAAGAGTCCGAAGAAGAGGCTGACGgcgatgatgatgatgccAACTTCAACGGTTTGGAAGGTAAATTCATGTATGAGAAACTCATTGACGTTTCCacaaaattcttcaaaacaaTAGTTCACATTTTTGTATTAATTCaaacaaaattacaaattatGGTATTAAAAGATGTGGTCTGGGATTGTTTAACCTTGTATCAAGATTCAATCTCTCTatggaaaatttacaaaaataataaacaaCTAGATGACAAATTGCCTACCCTTTCAGTAAATgatgttgaaaatgataatgacaatATCTGTATAGTGTGTATGGATGATTTAGTGCCATCTTTACATGGAAAAGAAGCTGTCGAAATGACTCAAGCAGATATTGATtcgatttcaaaatctaaaaGACCCAAAAAATTACCTTGTGGTCATATGTTACATTTATCatgtttgaaaaattggatgGAAAGATCACAGACATGTCCAATCTGTAGGTTGCCTGTATTCGATGAAAATGGAAATGTCAAACCATTCCTTCATACAACAACAAACAATAATATGCAACCTAATAATGACGCCGATGTGACTTCTACAACAGCGACCAATTCAAGAACCGATACGTCAACGCCTATGACCGATGTACCTACTCCTACACGGACAAGTGCGAGTGCTCTCACCACTAGCAGTATTATTACtcaagattttaaaaaCGGCATTACTCCTATAGACTCCGTAGAATGGTATGCATTTGAAATCGATTCAATTTCTGACGCAAGGAATGAAGTCAAATTCAATGTAAGGAACgcatcttctaataataGAAGCATACCCATGAAACTGTTAATTGAGCGCATGGAAGAGACGGCAGAAGGGCAAATTGTTATACCTGACTCTGCGTTCTCGCGCGAATGATCTAtatagtatatatatattatgtATTCATCGCCTAACCTCTCAATTGACGTTATACACTATCAATGacaatttataaatatataatcatcaatttcagagcggaataagaaaaatctACAGATCTCTCCGATACCGAAAGCCCAAGTGGTTcttgaaaaggaaaaatttgcTTCCATCACCGACAGTCTGGGTGGTTACTTTTGCGAAACtatcaataatttaaaCGGCATTGCTATAAATTCGAGGTGGCAAAAGCATTTGTGTGATAGAGACCTCTTATTAAGCGTGGTTCGGAGAGCTTTTTTAATTACTATTGGACTCAGTACGtggtttttttttgtctcATTATTTGTGCTTTCAGTTACTAAATTAAACCACCCAGTACTTTGTTATAGCCTTAGAAGCACTGTTTACAATTGCAATTGTTTTCCTTATAGTGTTGGCTATTGACCTATTTGTTATCGTATCcatagaaaaaatattgggATTGCACCCTACCAACTACTTACGTTTCTCCCTCTTAAActaatattacaaatttcAAGGTGAAGAGTATTTTTGATAAGGAAAATAACATAAAACCCCATTGCAAGGCGTATCAAGATACTGAACATAATTCTACCTCAACATCGATCTCTTTATACACACTCACGATAGATTCTCGTCCGATGCCTTCTCCTCTATTAGATAGGAGCAAGTCTTCTGGTTCGTTCGCTTCCTCAGAATCTAATTCAATGTCATCAACATTTTTGCctgaatttcaatttagcttaaattttggaagaagaaataatgcTTCCTCGAGTAAGCGCGAAAGCAGTGATGATTCCGCACAACCTACTGATTCAAGTAGAAGTATAATGAGCTTAACTCCAAAGAGCCttctaaaattgaaatcttcaaCTAAGAAGGTAAAAAGTAAGGATAAAAAGGTaagagaaaataatgatgaggGTCCAATATCGTTGGCAGTATTAATGGATGATGGTATTTTGATTAAGTCCAGAAAGCCCACTGCTTTCGAATTACTAAATACAACAAACAACACTGCAGTTACGCCATCAGAGAGAAGAAGCATGTCGAGTAGTACTACTAGTTTCAGAAATAGTACGGATAACGAAAATAGTAATTATCTAGAAACAGCTTCACTAATCAGTTGTGTTACTTGCCTAAGTGAAAATATGTCAAACTGCACATCAGGATCATCCTTAGAGTCGTCACATGCTCAAGCATCAATTGTCACGGCTTCTACCATAGCCTTAAATAATAGCGATGGTACAGAAATGACAGAAAGTACCACGCATTTGCATAattcatattcttctgTTAATGGACAAATTCCCACTAATTCTGTCGTACCCTATAGTAGGATACTTAACGCACGAATTTTGGACATAACAAAGTCAGATAACAAAGATATAACAAAAGCGTTACCCATATTCAAAAGCTTTCTAAGGCCAAATCAGCATCTAGTTGAAATAACTTTTGCTAAACCAAGGAGGCATGATGTTATCCCTAAAAGACTGAGTCTTTTGATCGAAAATGAATCCGACAATACATCTGCACTAATTGAAGAGATATTACAGAGAAGTTTTCGTAATACAAAGAGACGTAGGTCTCTGTTAGTTATTGTCAATCCATTTGGTGGTAAAGGTAATGCTAAAAAGATTTTCATGAGAAAGGCTAGACCGTTACTTCAAGCCAGTGGTTTTAAAATCGATGTCAAATATACCAAATATTCTGGGCACGCAGTTCAAATCGCTCAAGGCATCGATATTCATAAATATGATACAATTTGTTGTGCCTCAGGAGATGGCATACCACATGAAGTTATAAACGGTTTATACAGACGAAAAGATCGCGTTGCAGCATTTAACAAGTTAACAATCACTCAGATACCGTGTGGTTCAGGAAATGCAATGAGCGTCTCCTGTCATTGGACAAATAATCCATCTTATGCTACTTTAAGTCTGATTAAgtcaattgaaaagagagTAGATGTTATGCGAATATCGCAGCCCTCTTACTACAAGGATTCTCCAAGAATTTCATTTCTGAGCCAGACATATGGGATTATCGCTGAATCGGATATTAATACTGAATTTATAAGATGGATGGGACCTGCAAGATTTGAACTTGGCGTTGCACTTAAGattttacaaagaaaacaatatCCTTGTGATATTTATGTAAAATACTGTGCAAAGAGTAAAAATGAGTTAAAATCATATTATTTGCAGAATAAGAAGCATATTcagagaaattttgatgattgCTATAACGAATATTATGATATTTACGATATGGATGAAAATGAGGAAGAGAATCTGGTTACAGAAAAACTTTTTGAGGTTCAATACCCGCCTGAAGGTCAGATACCAAACGATTgggaaaaaattgattcggaaatatcaaataatattgGGATATTTTATACAGGAAAGATGCCATACATGGCAGCTGATACGAAATTTTTCCCAGCAGCGCTACCTTCAGATGGCTGTATGGATATGGTAATTACTGATTCAAGAACTCCTTTCACAAGAATGGTTCCAATTCTGCTGGCATTAGATAAAGGTTCACACGTTTTACAACCAGAAGTTTTACATTCAAAGATTACCGCTTATAAAATAGTTCCCAAAGTCACAACAAATACGAGTCAAGTGAATGGCAATGATGCAACAGCAAATGGTGACGGATTGTTTTCGATTGACGGTGAAAAATACCCAAAAGAACCTCTGCAAGTAGAAGTTGTACCAAGACTGGTGAAGACCCTTTTGAGAAATGGTAGATTTGTGGATACTGGTTTTGATTCAATGTGATAAGGATGTTTTGTTGAGTGTAAACTATATATAGTACATGCATTACGAAAGTTACgtttataaaaaatatattcatatttgtaaaattaTGGTGCAATTAGGTATTGTCCGAATTAACATTGACAACTACTCTGTTCTTGACCATCAGTGGTAGATATATCTATGACGCCTGCTTTACCATTTGAACTTGAGTTATTTCCACCAGTGTTTGAACTAAGCTTATTGTCTAGTGAACTTTCATCGGTATTTTCACTTTGAAATTCAGGTAATGATTTGgcaattcttttgaataagTTTTTAACGTTATAACCTGCTTTTGTAGAAGTTTCcataaaaattttagcACCCAATTTCTTAGCTTTAGCCTCTCCTTCTTCAGTTGAAACCTGTCTTTCATCACCCAGATCATTCTTATTACCAACAATGCAAAGCACaacattttcttcacctctttcatttttaacgTCATCGACCCATTTATCAATGAATTCGAACGATTTCTTCTTAGTGATATCATAGACGACAATAGCTACTTTTGAGTCTCTGATGTAAGATGGAATTAATGACCTGAATCTTTCTTGTCCTGCAGTATCCCACAGTTGTAATCTTATTGTCTTATCGTCGAGGTACATGGTTTTGGATAAAAAATCTATCCCAATAGTGGCTTGATAATGGTCGTCAAATGTATCGTACATGAACCTCGTGATCAAAGATGTCTTACCAACACCTTGTTCACCtaaaaatacaattttGTATTTGCTTAGTGATTTGCCTCCCTTTGATGATTTGTTAGCATTCTGCACTGCGTTATTACTACTCATCGATGAttaaacaaagaaaattccTTCTTCAAAACGCAAAATGATTCCAGACAGATCTTATAGGACTCCCAAGAATATGTAAAAGAACACCTGATTCTGTCATCTTCCTTCAAGTAAGCTCTTCTGGAAGCCAACATTGTTgccagaaaaaaaaactgaatCTAAAATATGTAACCCGGATTTTcttaattaaaaatatttccgaatgaaattgatcaGTATATAAAGCTCATCGATCGTATACATTAGAAGGTGAAGCCCCACGTAGTTCTTTTAACACCgtacatacatatatatatatatatggcTTGAAAATAGTTACTTTAGTTAGGCTGTTTATTTCTTACCAGATTTCTTAATACCTCCTCCAACTAATGGTTTACCACTCTTAATATTAGCCATCATAGCTTTCTTAGTAGCGGCGTCAGCTTTTTGCTTATCTTTGAAGGCTTGTTCTTCAGGATCTAAATCCTGCtgttgcttcttcttttgctttAATGGCTTTAGTTTACCACCTTGACGACTTGacattctttttatttgatttattttatcCTTGGGATCTGTTACAAGATTTAGTTTACATGGTAAACTTTTTCAGCctatataatttttttttggcatTTGGCCCGAGCCTTCTGGAATGTAAAGATTTGACGTTCGAATAAAGAGAGAAAGACTGAACCTCAATGGCCGGCTTAGTCAGAGTGCATAGACTTATGGGTTCTATATAGTtgtgattttttcaagaatataaaTGTATCTTTTTATGGTGGGGTAAGAAGATATTTAGTGtgaataaaaatgaacGAGAAgtaaaaattaaaaaatataacGACAACTGCAGGACTCGAACCTGCGCGGGCAGAGCCCAAAAGATTTCTAATCTTTCGCCTTAACCACTCGGCCAAGTTGCCTTAATTCTACGATTTTTTATAAGAATGAACTGGCTGGTCCACATTTGCAAAGAAATCTATAGCTTCCACACTTCCGTAACGTTctttataaaaatattggcgaaaatttatcagttttaaattttatttttgactAAAAAACTGTCGGTGTTGGTGTAAGAATTATTCCTAGTAAGTGAAAAGGATTTTGGTGGTGTAAGGAATACAATCCAATAAGAAAATGCCCTATAATTGGTAGAAGTCATATCATGAGATGGGAAACCGACACTTTAAGTAACAGTTATAGTTTTGTAACTATTTATTATCAGTTGGAGGTTGCCtaccttttcttttgtctttttCGCGTGTAAGTTTTGTTTTGCCAatattgtcattttttAAGCAACTAGCTACAAAACATAAAAAccttgaaaaataaactttGACAGTTTTGGCATTCTACTGGTGACAAGACTGTTTATAAAATACAGAACAGTACAAATTTAACAATGTAGCTTGTGTTCTTCATAACTAAGTTTTTTCCCTTTGATACATCTAGCGATATAACATGATATTGCCGAACATATCTAGCGCCATGGAAAAACTTACACTATTTACCCAAGATTATACTTCAACGAAATGCTAAACTTTTcatgatgatgatatatACGTTTTAATGAGTGCCTGGCAAAGAAGCCCAAGGAAGTAATATATATGTTACGGTTCTTCGAAACTTGAAGCACTTCtacataatttttttgtatccTCCGGAGTGAGCTAAGCTGACGGCTTCTGCCttgatatcaatatcacttCCTATTTTACAAgcttttaaaaatatatggtTCACTATATATTATGTAAAATATCGTTTTCTACATAATATTCATGCATTATGGTTGATTATAGGCGTATTTGCTCAATCACAGCAGAATAAATACCATTTCTTGCTCCTGGCACTTTTTCAATCCACTTACCCAACTTATGTTCTTTACTAACACTGGCAAGGATACGGAAAGTTTCTTTGCCATGTCTACCGTTCTCAACCACTTGGATTTTGGTCACCACACCCTTACAATTCTGAAGTTCTCCTAAAAGTTTGAATCCCctcatattttcttctattttccAGACTCTTAAGGAACCATCCCATGAACCGGAGACgaatatatttgaatatggAATTGCATGTACAGCTGTAATCCAGTAAGGATGAGTTAGTTTTTCATTCTGTAATTGCTGTTTTCTTAAGTTTTCACTTGCTTCACCCGATATTTTATCCGCTTCTGGAGCTGGCCTTACTCCATGTGCTGTTCTTACTGTATATATAGGCTTCTTTTTTGATAGAGACCACAATGATATGTTACCATTATCAGAACCTGTAATAAAGTGCGAATCATCCACCATAGTCACAACGTCAATACTACCTTCAGTGTAGAAAGTGGGTGCAAGGCTTTCATCAGGATAtatcaattcttcttcttcattttgcGTAGCATTTTCTCTCATCCACTTTTTTAATAACTTTTCTGGGTCCTCACCACCTCTGAAAGTCAGTCTCGTTTCATCTGGAATTTTCCAAAGCATGGCTGTTCTGTCACGAGAGCCAACTGTTACACATCTTTCCATTGCTAAAGAAGCTATGTCAACTACTGTATCTTGGTGTCCATACAATGTTTCTAACTGagaaaattgattaatCGAATATGTTCTGATTTTGTAATCAGCACATGCAACGTATAGTTGATCACTGTTTTTTCTGAACGTCAATGACATAACTTGACCCCTACGATCTTTAGTAGGGATTACCTTGATAGGAGAAAGTGATTCGGCACTCCATacaattaattttttatctcTACCACCAGTGACAACATATTTGCCGTCAGGTGAGGTGGCTACAGCCAATATTTCATCATAGTGCCCTTCGGTTGTGTTTTCGTACTCATTTTTGCCTTCAGGGACGAATTTGACACCACctttattatatttaaGCTTCTTTGGTCTTTTCGTGAAGTCTGTAACATCATATTTTGTTAATTGTAGATCTTTGCTTACTGTATATGCGAAAATTTTCCCTTTACTTTTGGAACCTAATTGATTTGGACCATCTACAGTGAATTTGTTTGATTCAGATTGGAAACAGCTAATACATGTGGGATTCTTTTCACCAATTCTCGTAAAACTTACCTTGGATTCCGACAGTAATAATTTGTCCGCAATGAATCTATAGACACGACCCTGTTGTTCTGCAACATCCTGCTTAAGTCTTGATGCAATTATATCTTTGTCCAGA is part of the Kazachstania africana CBS 2517 chromosome 1, complete genome genome and encodes:
- the HTZ1 gene encoding histone H2AZ (similar to Saccharomyces cerevisiae HTZ1 (YOL012C); ancestral locus Anc_6.43) produces the protein MSGGKAHGGKGKSSGDSSSLRAQSSSARAGLQFPVGRVKRYLKRNASGKVRVGSKAAIYLTAVLEYLTAEVLELAGNAAKDLKVKRITPRHLQLAIRGDDELDSLIRATIASGGVLPHINKALLLKVEKKTGIRK
- the HRD1 gene encoding E3 ubiquitin-protein ligase HRD1 (similar to Saccharomyces cerevisiae HRD1 (YOL013C); ancestral locus Anc_6.45), encoding MIVQSRKQQLVIFSMIIYLLTIITIFTSYKSSKTFLQCTIKLTQGINVLILAIFTALNLFLLWEFLRWILFGELRLIEHEHIFERLPFTIINVLFMISIFNEYQFFNALVFALILSVLKVFHWILKDRLESLLQSINDATDLKNLIFSRYMLNLAIFSVLDFWICSNTYRAFRGYDNNNSTNNNQNADSSNLMNKNNLTPTNKKALFLLFGMEFFVLFLDLINLAMHTVLNFYEFYCSQRATAHHNVNAGTDEESEEEADGDDDDANFNGLEGKFMYEKLIDVSTKFFKTIVHIFVLIQTKLQIMVLKDVVWDCLTLYQDSISLWKIYKNNKQLDDKLPTLSVNDVENDNDNICIVCMDDLVPSLHGKEAVEMTQADIDSISKSKRPKKLPCGHMLHLSCLKNWMERSQTCPICRLPVFDENGNVKPFLHTTTNNNMQPNNDADVTSTTATNSRTDTSTPMTDVPTPTRTSASALTTSSIITQDFKNGITPIDSVEWYAFEIDSISDARNEVKFNVRNASSNNRSIPMKLLIERMEETAEGQIVIPDSAFSRE
- the LCB5 gene encoding sphinganine kinase LCB5 (similar to Saccharomyces cerevisiae LCB5 (YLR260W) and LCB4 (YOR171C); ancestral locus Anc_6.48) produces the protein MPSPLLDRSKSSGSFASSESNSMSSTFLPEFQFSLNFGRRNNASSSKRESSDDSAQPTDSSRSIMSLTPKSLLKLKSSTKKVKSKDKKVRENNDEGPISLAVLMDDGILIKSRKPTAFELLNTTNNTAVTPSERRSMSSSTTSFRNSTDNENSNYLETASLISCVTCLSENMSNCTSGSSLESSHAQASIVTASTIALNNSDGTEMTESTTHLHNSYSSVNGQIPTNSVVPYSRILNARILDITKSDNKDITKALPIFKSFLRPNQHLVEITFAKPRRHDVIPKRLSLLIENESDNTSALIEEILQRSFRNTKRRRSLLVIVNPFGGKGNAKKIFMRKARPLLQASGFKIDVKYTKYSGHAVQIAQGIDIHKYDTICCASGDGIPHEVINGLYRRKDRVAAFNKLTITQIPCGSGNAMSVSCHWTNNPSYATLSLIKSIEKRVDVMRISQPSYYKDSPRISFLSQTYGIIAESDINTEFIRWMGPARFELGVALKILQRKQYPCDIYVKYCAKSKNELKSYYLQNKKHIQRNFDDCYNEYYDIYDMDENEEENLVTEKLFEVQYPPEGQIPNDWEKIDSEISNNIGIFYTGKMPYMAADTKFFPAALPSDGCMDMVITDSRTPFTRMVPILLALDKGSHVLQPEVLHSKITAYKIVPKVTTNTSQVNGNDATANGDGLFSIDGEKYPKEPLQVEVVPRLVKTLLRNGRFVDTGFDSM
- the YPT6 gene encoding Rab family GTPase YPT6 (similar to Saccharomyces cerevisiae YPT6 (YLR262C); ancestral locus Anc_6.49), with the protein product MSSNNAVQNANKSSKGGKSLSKYKIVFLGEQGVGKTSLITRFMYDTFDDHYQATIGIDFLSKTMYLDDKTIRLQLWDTAGQERFRSLIPSYIRDSKVAIVVYDITKKKSFEFIDKWVDDVKNERGEENVVLCIVGNKNDLGDERQVSTEEGEAKAKKLGAKIFMETSTKAGYNVKNLFKRIAKSLPEFQSENTDESSLDNKLSSNTGGNNSSSNGKAGVIDISTTDGQEQSSCQC
- the RRP9 gene encoding ribosomal RNA-processing protein RRP9 (similar to Saccharomyces cerevisiae RRP9 (YPR137W); ancestral locus Anc_3.474), with protein sequence MSQNIAPRGTKRGRKDNELPTNAVDEDITDISSSEENNVLSDVDNDIGSDEEFEGENPADKRRRLAKQYLENLKYEASAIRSEMMAGEEAENGLVTEVDDYNNFDAGDLDKDIIASRLKQDVAEQQGRVYRFIADKLLLSESKVSFTRIGEKNPTCISCFQSESNKFTVDGPNQLGSKSKGKIFAYTVSKDLQLTKYDVTDFTKRPKKLKYNKGGVKFVPEGKNEYENTTEGHYDEILAVATSPDGKYVVTGGRDKKLIVWSAESLSPIKVIPTKDRRGQVMSLTFRKNSDQLYVACADYKIRTYSINQFSQLETLYGHQDTVVDIASLAMERCVTVGSRDRTAMLWKIPDETRLTFRGGEDPEKLLKKWMRENATQNEEEELIYPDESLAPTFYTEGSIDVVTMVDDSHFITGSDNGNISLWSLSKKKPIYTVRTAHGVRPAPEADKISGEASENLRKQQLQNEKLTHPYWITAVHAIPYSNIFVSGSWDGSLRVWKIEENMRGFKLLGELQNCKGVVTKIQVVENGRHGKETFRILASVSKEHKLGKWIEKVPGARNGIYSAVIEQIRL